From Drosophila virilis strain 15010-1051.87 chromosome X, Dvir_AGI_RSII-ME, whole genome shotgun sequence, the proteins below share one genomic window:
- the LOC6633595 gene encoding pneumococcal serine-rich repeat protein isoform X2, translating to MLIVDMLTLALTNGQSLLERERERERQHCDEAAKRSKMTATMSNKTLNKHNEDANYKSSSSSNNNNNSNSAHIAVAIEAATITAATATTTSAAAAGNMINGGLGLNVAAAADNVAVAVVAAAAADDDDDDDDDGNDDVDLACETRSSRADVARVQYKAHCAWQPQPQQQQQQQRGAVRGWQACQSAASTAKDMQTQAHARAEYSDNNSTSSSSSRGSSRGSNTGAEVATKCERAQVERESVSVSANAGNAGHGQQPPNVTAATTATTATAAAGNDSDSDNAKGLGSNGSRSDNSACSIPTIGSQLFKAKLTAAAAAAAAAAPPTAAAAAAAAAVVAASAAEQQQQQQQPIINFGEYNIKNQEKQLLQICENFVQISSSVGQNEQQKQQQQQQQQQQQQQILYTGVNNDAGSAAGDDADGDAQRTEKFVQKGSTNALSADFFLYKPSENVQSDVAAIATTAATTTRAAAAATTTATTFARAKEPKSNQKQTQTSKEVLVLAETPLSLPYLREESANVASGPCHDPVTVDNVVGVAGAVLPESVPVVVVADGYVDYVKSVADNKVVAAAEATASHWATLASKAASSSSGQSLLDECRAEPLHRFESTAFVFDVTSSAQKATSSKHKAASSECAASYTLIDCDAADQQSAVQHNECATAASKSESNECSTTKTTAAAATSCNDYDLIDFEHDLVDDFVASQRLKRLQHNFQGRVNSSNNSSNSSNNISNDNNSCSCEAVVDCVKASLRQQQQQQLKLNACTSTINTTKKLPPEAAAANSHTPTLTPTFTPPSSSSSSHAAKDNKIVESSLLAVASSSAIQLDVNCIQDIGNEQIATANDSSSSSSSRQQQLLNTLPELALRVRGERVVSTAETLADSQDDGDQVLIEIEAKPAATTTTTTTATAATATATLTAATTATDSCIRSAFVPTVICDNNCSDSSTNAANFVATLSEFDVQRFGEYLRAARQLQLLDINHNSQSQLPGEPSGSHVSVKQRRGFQCYDELLAEFVSEQQDDNENEHEQEQEQEQELDSECDYNSDSNCNECQCDECLAVASHNSTASNEYNERTASTLATSTTSTGIALGPRPDVFKMREVNGQLRGLLKKPNRPPPARKNRVVFDETRNEFFEADYIILIREDCAYDEEDEEPCTCGEHELVRLCCEEGCQCNYAVNAAEPGDGRTPQSPKFQPPIDFVDDAALSPPDGYKDNSLKNTLGGALSGHIFGAQHLQQLQVIQRLQQQRAAMLAARNSGSNSNSQIPPPPPPAGGAQQQQQQQQQQQQQQQQQQQQQQQQQQQQQQPLPDEDLQGVCTECAECAECAAKQLQDAECGGSQCNEELTPIGVPAVALLPLHTSSPERRITQKEIIAGEERPKYVLQSQYKPAAASAAVTERRIIREAHEDTAAASGAAGAAPAAEMLPPALPAKASATAAAAAAAAAASAAAAANAAGTEPYDEEKPPPIPPKELTTTTQISGILKGGKLWKQDSISQQSDDQNNTTSEDESGATKRSVRFVTEDQANAGTDGDGQSLCGELDDSENQINELIPIKKHSTLFNNALRPNSAVRQLFPSVSAQQAPVLTSEALRAFDESKRAGCLVTHLPGSCGDSDTLRRSMERNILRRSLIKKKAVKSDISLEERIKQLTCDIDEDLVEELSRGVADADQDQDQASERDCSELAQRDSPAGEENPNTLAPKFMNGEKSFSPSSSVSSSSSGSSAYKKIADIFSRDKKQEKIMELEENPIVIIPQECRCPAAPDLGMGIQVPVVHTQIHRTPPRQNEPKRQFLSTLAPLTACVAGNKDDLSSYYTLAAAAAAHQHGHAAHAHAHYAAAAAAADYNMSQLLGAAAGAGDAVAQQAAAAAMVAQGLALGGGAGAGAGGAGAGGDEARKVAPDVIAGTPGQETTQQDELAAFAQAEAKRTEQLKKRYTGVETASQCQSQASSDDDEQNDYGFNKRPSVRGIKPKFSSTNEILAQMQEQLTQQIPTTVISSQPVPQAIKGYAMPNQAKQPNPSPQNVPQQQQQQQQQQQQQQQQQQQAAQLQQQMANALQANTIAQQKTEQRTWSFYSESGEQQRFPVDAAAAAAIQQTYYQTLPAGAMFRQTMIQQGAADDASSLLYAAAQNCQSMTATATATATATAIEQSKHSSYSSHFARSPTRRPESPPPLRNYHQTMVLIPYNAETYSQFATSSSVDPKLAHIQRQNILEYQQVTQQTIRVPIGYALPGMQLHVVSGRGHAAHYAQHQHTAAQQQQQQQQQQQHLHQQQHQHQQQQQQQQQQQQHQQQQQRLMSQHYQYGPEGGMPGFSERGVPEGAAAVSHSDCSAMVSPTGAQQQQQQQQQQQQQQQQQHQQQQQQQQQQVGAAAAQGSVYYAMNV from the exons ATGCTGATTGTGGACATGCTAACGTTGGCCTTAACGAACGGACAGAGCTTGCTCGAACGGGAGCGGGAACGGGAGAGGCAACATTGTGATGAAGCAGCGAAACGCAGCAAAATGACGGCAACTATGTCTAACAAAACGCTAAATAAACACAATGAAGATGCAAATTataagagcagcagcagcagcaacaacaacaacaacagcaacagtgcGCATATTGCTGTTGCAATTGAGGCAGCAACaatcacagcagcaacagcaacaacaacatcagctgcagcagcgggcAACATGATTAACGGTGGACTAGGCTtgaatgttgctgctgctgctgataatgttgctgttgctgttgttgctgctgctgctgctgatgatgatgatgatgatgatgatgatggcaaCGATGACGTCGATTTGGCATGCGAGACACGCAGCTCACGCGCTGATGTTGCTCGCGTGCAATACAAGGCGCATTGTGCGtggcagccacagccgcagcagcagcagcagcagcagcgcggcGCGGTGCGGGGCTGGCAGGCGTGCCAGTCAGCGGCCAGCACAGCGAAAGACATGCAAACGCAGGCGCATGCGCGTGCTGAatacagcgacaacaacagcaccagcagcagcagcagcagagggagcagcagaggcagcaacacAGGAGCGGAAGTGGCCACAAAATGTGAGCGCGCGCAAGTCGAGCGTGAGAGCGTGAGCGTGAGCGCAAACGCAGGCAATGCTGGCCATGGCCAGCAACCACCCAAtgtgacagcagcaacaacagcaacaacagcaacagcagcagcaggcaatgacagcgacagcgacaatgCCAAAGGCTTGGGGAGCAACGGGAGCCGTAGCGACAACAGCGCCTGCTCAATACCTACAATTGGCAGTCAGCTTTTCAAAGCCAAactcacagcagcagcagcagcagcagcagcagccgcaccaccaacagcagcagcagcagcagcagcagcagcagtcgtcGCAGCAAGCgcagctgagcagcagcagcagcagcagcagccaataattaattttggcgaatacaatataaaaaatcaagaaaaacaattgttacaaatttgtgaaaattttGTGCAAATCAGCTCAAGTGTTGGCCAAAAcgagcagcaaaaacagcaacaacagcaacagcaacaacaacaacaacaacaaattttgtatACAGGCGTCAACAACGACGCGGGCAGCGCAGCTGGCGACGACGCTGACGGCGACGCGCAACGTACAgaaaaatttgtgcaaaaagGCAGTACAAATGCGTTAAgtgctgatttttttttgtataaaccAAGTGAAAATGTGCAAAGTGACgtagcagcaatagcaacaacagcagcaacaacaacaagagcagcagcagcagcaacaacaacagcaacaacatttgccAGGGCAAAGGAGCCAAAGTCAAATCAGAAACAGACACAGACATCGAAGGAGGTGTTGGTGCTGGCGGAGACGCCATTGTCATTGCCATATTTGCGTGAGGAATCGGCGAACGTAGCGAGCGGCCCATGCCACGACCCTGTTACTGTTGATAATGTCGTTGGTGTTGCTGGCGCTGTTTTGCCCGAAAGcgtgccagttgttgttgttgctgacgGTTACGTGGATTACGTGAAAAGTGTTGCAGACAACAAAGTAGTAGCCGCAGCAGAGGCAACAGCATCGCACTGGGCCACGCTAGCGAGCAAAGCAGCGAGTAGCAGCTCAGGCCAAAGTTTGCTCGACGAGTGCCGTGCGGAACCTTTACACAGGTTTGAGTCCACAGCGTTCGTGTTCGACGTGACGAGCAGCGCACAGAAAGCAACGAGTAGCAAGCACAAAGCAGCGAGTAGCGAGTGTGCAGCTAGCTATACGCTCATAGACTGCGACGCAGCTGATCAGCAGTCGGCTGTGCAGCACAACGAGTGTGCCACAGCAGCGAGTAAAAGCGAAAGTAACGAGTgcagcacaacaaaaacaacagcagcagcagcaacaagctgCAACGATTACGATCTTATTGATTTTGAGCACGATTTGGTCGATGATTTTGTGGCCAGCCAGCGGCTAAAACGCTTACAGCATAATTTTCAGGGACGCgttaacagcagcaacaacagcagcaacagcagcaacaacatcagcaacgacaacaacagctgtaGTTGTGAGGCTGTAGTTGATTGTGTAAAGGCATCCTtgagacagcaacaacaacaacaactaaaactaaaTGCCTGCACGTCTACAATAAACACAACAAAGAAACTACCCcctgaagcagcagcagcaaatagcCATACACCCACTCTCACACCCACATTCACACccccgagcagcagcagcagcagccacgcTGCAAAGGACAATAAAATAGTTGAAAGTTCGCTGTTGGCCGTGGCAAGCTCAAGTGCAATACAATTAGATGTAAATTGTATTCAAGACATTGGAAATGAACAAATTGCCACAGcaaacgacagcagcagcagcagcagcagcagacaacAGCAATTGCTGAATACGTTGCCAGAGTTGGCATTGCGCGTGCGCGGTGAGCGTGTTGTGAGCACAGCTGAAACATTAGCTGACAGCCAAGACGACGGCGACCAGGTGCTGATTGAAATTGAAGCAAAgcccgcagcaacaacaacaacaacaacaacagcaacagcagcaacagcaacagcaacattaacagcagcaacaacagcgacagacAGTTGCATACGCAGCGCATTTGTGCCCACAGTTATTTGTGACAACAATTGCAGCGATTCGTCAACGAACGCCGCCAATTTTGTGGCCACGCTCAGCGAGTTCGATGTGCAGCGCTTTGGCGAGTATCTGAGAGCGGCGCGACAGCTACAATTGCTGGACATCAATCACAATAGCCAGAGTCAGCTGCCAGGCGAGCCGAGCGGCAGTCACGTGAGCGTCAAACAGCGACGCGGCTTTCAGTGTTACGACGAGCTACTCGCTGAATTTGTAAGCGAACAGCAGGACGACAACGAGAACGAGCacgagcaggagcaggagcaggagcaggagctggaCAGCGAGTGCGATTACAATAGCGATAGCAATTGCAACGAGTGCCAGTGCGATGAGTGCCTAGCGGTCGCATCACATAACAGTACAGCGAGCAACGAGTACAACGAGCGAACAGCGAGTACACTCGCTACAAGCACAACATCGACTGGGATAGCACTTGGGCCCCGGCCAGACGTGTTCAAGATGCGTGAGGTGAATGGCCAGCTGCGCGGTCTGCTCAAAAAACCGAATCGACCGCCGCCGGCTCGCAAAAATCGTGTCGTCTTCGACGAGACACGCAACGAATTCTTCGAGgccgactatatcatattgatACGCGAGGATTGCGCCTACGATGAGGAGGACGAGGAGCCATGCACCTGCGGCGAGCACGAGCTGGTGCGCCTCTGCTGCGAGGAGGGCTGCCAGTGCAACTATGCCGTTAATGCCGCTGAGCCCGGCGATGGACGAACGCCACAG AGCCCCAAGTTCCAGCCGCCAATTGACTTTGTGGACGATGCCGCGCTCAGTCCACCCGATGGCTACAAGGATAACAGCCTAAAGAACACGCTGGGCGGCGCGCTCAGCGGCCACATCTTTGGGGCGCAGCAtctgcaacagttgcaggtTATCCAGcgtctgcagcagcagcgtgcTGCGATGTTGGCGGCgcgcaacagcggcagcaacagcaacagtcaaataccgccgccgccaccgcccgCAGGCGGCgctcagcaacaacaacaacaacaacaacagcaacaacagcaacaacaacagcaacaacaacaacaacagcaacaacagcagcaacaacaacagccgctgCCCGATGAGGACCTGCAGGGCGTTTGCACCGAGTGCGCCGAGTGCGCTGAATGCGCCGCCAAGCAGCTACAGGATGCAG AATGCGGCGGATCGCAGTGCAACGAGGAACTGACGCCGATCGGGGTGCCAGCTGTGGCATTGTTGCCGTTGCATACCAGCTCACCGGAGCGTCGCATCACGCAGAAGGAGATCATCGCCGGCGAGGAGCGGCCCAAATATGTGCTGCAATCACAATATAAGCCCGCAGCGGCATCTGCAGCAG TGACCGAGCGACGCATTATACGCGAGGCGCACGAGGATACGGCGGCTGCCAGTGGCGCTGCCGGCGCAGCGCCCGCAGCGGAAATGCTGCCGCCGGCGCTGCCGGCCAAGGCGAGCGcaacagccgccgccgccgccgccgcagcagctgccagcgcCGCTGCAGCCGCGAATGCAGCTGGCACAGAGCCATACGATGAGGAGAAACCGCCACCCATACCGCCCAAGGAGCTGACAACGACCACACAGATCAGCGGCATACTGAAGGGCGGCAAACTCTGGAAGCAGGACTCCATTTCCCAG CAATCGGATGACCAGAACAACACCACCTCAGAGGACGAGAGCGGCGCCACGAAGCGTTCGGTGCGCTTTGTGACCGAGGATCAGGCGAATGCCGGCACCGATGGCGATGGCCAATCGCTCTGCGGCGAGCTGGACGACAGCGAGAACCAGATCAACGAGCTGATACCCATCAAGAAGCACTCGACGCTGTTCAACAATGCGCTGCGTCCCAATTCGGCGGTGCGTCAGCTGTTCCCCAGCGTTTCGGCCCAGCAGGCGCCGGTGCTCACCTCGGAGGCGTTGCGCGCCTTCGATGAGTCCAAGCGCGCCGGCTGCCTGGTAACCCATTTGCCCGGCAGCTGCGGCGACTCGGACACCTTGCGGCGCAGCATGGAGCGCAATATACTGCGACGTTCGCTGATCAA GAAGAAGGCCGTCAAGTCGGACATTTCGCTGGAGGAGCGCATCAAGCAGCTGACCTGCGACATTGACGAGGATCTTGTCGAGGAGCTGTCGCGCGGCGTTGCCGATGCCGACCAGGATCAGGATCAGGCCAGCGAGCGTGACTGCTCGGAGCTGGCGCAGCGCGACAGTCCCGCCGGCGAGGAGAATCCCAATACGCTGGCGCCCAAGTTCATGAACGGCGAGAAGAGCTTCTCGCCCAGCAGCTCCGTCTCAAGCTCGTCCAGCGGCTCGTCGGCCTACAAGAAGATCGCTGACATCTTTAGTCGCGACAAGAAGCAGGAGAAGATTATGGAGCTCGAGGAGAATCCCATTGTCATCATACCCCAG GAATGCCGCTGCCCCGCCGCACCAGATCTGGGCATGGGCATTCAGGTGCCGGTTGTGCACACGCAAATCCATCGTACGCCGCCGCGTCAAAACGAACCCAAGCGCCAGTTCCTCTCGACCCTGGCGCCGCTGACCGCCTGCGTGGCAGGCAACAAGGACGATCTGTCCTCCTACTACACGCTGGCCGCGGCAGCCGCCGCTCACCAGCACGGACATGCGGCGCATGCGCACGCCCATTATgcggccgccgctgccgccgccgatTACAATATGAGCCAGCTGCTGGGCGCTGCCGCGGGCGCTGGCGATGCCGTGGCCCAGCAGGCGGCCGCTGCGGCGATGGTGGCGCAGGGCTTGGCTTTGGGCGGCGgcgctggtgctggtgctggtggtgccgGCGCTGGCGGGGATGAGGCGCGCAAGGTGGCGCCGGATGTGATTGCCGGCACGCCCGGGCAGGAGACAACGCAACAGGACGAGCTGGCCGCCTTCGCCCAGGCGGAGGCGAAGCGCACCGAGCAGCTAAAGAAACGATATACGGGCGTGGAGACCGCCTCCCAATGCCAGTCGCAGGCGagcagcgacgacgacgaacAGAACGATTATGGCTTCAATAAACGGCCCTCGGTGCGCGGCATCAAGCCCAAGTTCAGCTCCACCAACGAGATACTTGCCCAGATGCAGGAGCAGCTCACCCAGCAGATACCCACAACGGTGATCAGCAGCCAACCCGTGCCGCAGGCCATCAAGGGCTATGCCATGCCCAATCAGGCCAAGCAGCCGAATCCCTCGCCGCAGAAcgtgccacagcagcaacagcagcagcaacagcagcagcagcaacagcagcagcagcagcagcaggcggcgcagttgcagcaacaaatgGCGAATGCTCTGCAGGCCAATACCATTGCCCAGCAGAAGACGGAACAGCGCACCTGGAGCTTTTACAGCGAGAGCGGGGAGCAGCAACGATTTCCGGtagacgccgccgccgccgccgccataCAGCAAACATATTACCAGACGTTGCCGGCGGGCGCCATGTTCCGCCAGACAATGATACAGCAGGGCGCCGCCGATGATGCCTCCTCGCTGCTGTATGCCGCTGCCCAGAACTGTCAGAGCATGACGGCCACGGCAACGGCGACCGCAACCGCGACGGCCATCGAGCAGAGCAAGCACAGCAGCTATAGCAGCCACTTTGCACGCAGCCCCACCAGACGGCCGGagtcgccgccgccgttgcGCAACTATCACCAGACGATGGTGTTGATACCATACAATGCCGAGACCTATTCCCAGTTCGCAACCAGCAGCAGTGTCGATCCCAAGCTGGCTCACATCCAGCGACAGAATATACTCGAGTATCAGCAG GTAACACAGCAAACGATACGCGTGCCCATTGGCTATGCTCTGCCTGGCATGCAGCTGCATGTGgtcagtgggcgtggccacgCCGCACACTATGCACAGCATCAGCACACGGctgcccagcagcaacagcaacagcagcagcaacagcaacatctgcaccagcaacaacatcagcatcagcagcagcagcagcagcagcaacagcagcagcagcatcaacagcagcagcaacgtttAATGTCGCAACACTATCAATACGGACCGGAGGGCGGCATGCCGGGCTTTAGCGAACGGGGCGTGCCCGAGGGCGCAGCTGCCGTCTCGCACAGCGATTGCAGCGCCATGGTCTCGCCAACAGgcgcccagcagcaacagcagcaacagcagcaacaacaacaacaacagcaacaacaacatcagcaacagcagcaacagcagcagcaacaggtgggcgctgcagcagctcagGGATCCGTTTACTATGCGATGAACGTATGA